In Anaerostipes hadrus ATCC 29173 = JCM 17467, a single genomic region encodes these proteins:
- the ribE gene encoding riboflavin synthase, with protein MFTGIVEELGTVISLKRGSKAAVLTIKANVIFEDLKLGDSVAVNGVCLTATHIRGNTFQADVMNETFNRSSLGSLKKGSVVNLERAMAANGRFGGHMVAGHVDDTGELVSIKQDDNAVWFTIKAPENIMKYCIEKGSIALDGISLTIAKLSDDTISVSMIPHTIKNTNFGYKKPGDKINLENDMVGKYIDKLLHFDQQETNDKHTNSTLTMEMLRNAGF; from the coding sequence ATGTTTACCGGAATCGTAGAAGAATTAGGAACAGTCATATCCCTGAAGCGAGGAAGCAAAGCAGCAGTCCTTACGATCAAAGCAAATGTTATTTTTGAAGATCTTAAATTGGGAGACAGCGTAGCAGTTAATGGTGTCTGCCTGACAGCGACTCACATTAGAGGCAATACATTTCAGGCAGACGTGATGAATGAGACATTCAACCGAAGCAGTCTTGGAAGTTTAAAAAAGGGATCTGTTGTCAACTTAGAGCGAGCGATGGCAGCCAATGGAAGGTTCGGAGGTCATATGGTAGCAGGCCATGTGGACGATACAGGGGAACTTGTTAGTATAAAACAAGATGATAATGCTGTATGGTTTACGATCAAAGCCCCAGAAAATATCATGAAATACTGTATTGAAAAAGGATCGATCGCACTCGATGGAATCAGCTTGACGATCGCTAAGTTAAGCGATGATACCATTTCCGTATCCATGATCCCACATACCATAAAAAATACCAATTTTGGATATAAAAAACCAGGAGATAAGATCAATCTGGAGAATGACATGGTTGGGAAATATATAGATAAACTGCTGCATTTTGATCAGCAGGAAACAAACGACAAACATACAAACAGCACCTTAACAATGGAAATGTTAAGAAATGCTGGATTTTAA
- the ribD gene encoding bifunctional diaminohydroxyphosphoribosylaminopyrimidine deaminase/5-amino-6-(5-phosphoribosylamino)uracil reductase RibD yields MRRAIELAKKGCGYTNPNPLVGAVIVKDQRVIGEGYHEKIGGLHAERNALKNCIEDPEGAEIYVTLEPCCHYGKTPPCTEALIEAGIKKVYVGNLDPNPKVAGGGIKILNDHGIETETGILEEECRQLNDIFFHYIQNDIPYTALKYAMTLDGKIATATGESKWITGEEARRHAHTLRHQYAAIMAGIGTVLADDPMLNARIEHGNDPIRVICDSNLRISEGSNIVKTAREIPTIIATISEDQEKIAKLEQKGCKILKTSEQDGKVNVKEVLKQLRNMEIDSVLVEGGGILNESLIKNDCVHKVYAYIAPKLFGGEKAKTPVEGKGIERIQEALVFDELKATPLGNDILLEGKVRSCLPES; encoded by the coding sequence ATGCGGCGTGCGATCGAACTTGCCAAGAAAGGCTGTGGATATACCAATCCAAATCCTTTAGTCGGAGCAGTGATCGTAAAAGATCAAAGGGTTATTGGGGAAGGATATCATGAGAAGATCGGCGGATTACATGCAGAGAGAAATGCCTTAAAAAACTGTATAGAAGATCCTGAGGGAGCTGAGATTTATGTAACATTGGAGCCATGTTGCCATTATGGAAAAACACCACCATGTACGGAAGCATTGATCGAAGCGGGGATTAAGAAAGTATATGTCGGGAACTTAGACCCTAATCCGAAAGTGGCAGGAGGCGGGATCAAAATCCTGAATGATCATGGCATAGAAACAGAAACAGGAATCCTTGAAGAAGAGTGCAGACAGTTAAACGATATATTTTTTCACTATATTCAAAATGATATTCCATATACAGCGTTAAAATACGCAATGACATTGGATGGAAAGATCGCAACAGCAACCGGTGAATCCAAATGGATCACAGGAGAAGAAGCCAGAAGACATGCACATACATTACGACACCAGTATGCAGCAATCATGGCAGGGATCGGTACGGTTTTAGCAGATGATCCCATGTTAAATGCAAGAATTGAACATGGAAATGATCCAATCCGTGTGATATGTGATTCAAACTTAAGGATTTCGGAAGGATCAAATATCGTAAAAACAGCCAGAGAAATTCCAACGATCATTGCTACCATAAGTGAAGATCAAGAAAAAATTGCAAAATTAGAACAAAAAGGATGCAAGATCTTAAAAACGTCAGAACAAGACGGAAAGGTCAATGTCAAAGAAGTTTTAAAACAGTTAAGAAATATGGAAATTGACAGTGTTTTAGTTGAGGGTGGTGGAATCTTGAATGAATCCTTGATCAAAAACGACTGTGTTCACAAAGTTTATGCCTATATTGCTCCAAAATTATTTGGAGGAGAAAAGGCCAAAACACCTGTAGAAGGCAAAGGAATCGAAAGGATCCAAGAAGCTTTGGTATTTGATGAATTAAAGGCAACACCACTTGGAAATGACATATTACTGGAAGGGAAGGTGAGATCATGTTTACCGGAATCGTAG
- the ribE gene encoding 6,7-dimethyl-8-ribityllumazine synthase: MRVLEGKLVASGLKVGIVAARFNEFIVSKLVSGALDGLKRHDVKEEDIDIAWVPGAFEIPLIADKMAKSKKYDAVICLGTVIRGATSHYDYVCNEVSKGIAQVSLNTGIPVLFGVVTTENIEQAIERAGTKAGNKGYDCALSAIEMVQLIKEVEA; this comes from the coding sequence ATGAGAGTATTAGAAGGTAAATTAGTAGCAAGCGGATTAAAAGTAGGAATCGTAGCAGCCAGATTTAATGAATTTATCGTATCCAAATTAGTATCCGGAGCTTTAGACGGATTGAAAAGACATGATGTGAAAGAGGAAGATATCGATATCGCATGGGTACCAGGAGCTTTTGAGATTCCACTGATCGCAGACAAGATGGCAAAAAGCAAAAAATACGATGCAGTGATCTGTCTTGGAACAGTGATCCGTGGAGCAACAAGCCATTATGATTATGTATGTAACGAAGTATCCAAAGGAATCGCACAGGTATCATTAAATACAGGAATTCCAGTTTTATTCGGAGTTGTTACAACAGAAAATATCGAGCAGGCGATTGAACGTGCTGGAACAAAAGCAGGAAACAAAGGATATGACTGTGCATTATCTGCAATCGAAATGGTACAGCTGATCAAAGAAGTAGAAGCATAA
- a CDS encoding NUDIX domain-containing protein, giving the protein MGMTTLCYIEKDNKYLMLHRIKKEHDINKDKWIGVGGHFEHGESPEDCMFREVMEETGLTPLSYRFCGIVTFLSDMGTEKEAWEYMCLYHIEEFKGEIKECDEGVLEWVDKEKILDLDLWEGDRLFLRYMQERRSFFSLKLVYEEGNLVQAVVDGKDLEFFDILDENGNKTGKIKERSLVHEDGDIHGTVHIWIRRKTEKGYDLLLQKRSKQKDSFPGCYDISSAGHISAGDEPLETALRELEEELGIKAEPEQLKKVCMHEGSMNGNFYGREFKNHEISTVYMYEETVDITKLKLQKEEVEEVMWMDQEELIQKVRDGGIPNCIYLDEVEKI; this is encoded by the coding sequence ATGGGAATGACAACATTATGCTATATAGAAAAAGATAACAAATATCTGATGCTGCATCGCATCAAGAAAGAACATGATATCAATAAAGATAAATGGATCGGAGTCGGTGGTCATTTTGAACATGGAGAAAGCCCGGAAGACTGCATGTTTCGTGAAGTTATGGAGGAAACAGGACTAACTCCATTGTCATATAGATTTTGTGGTATCGTCACATTTTTGTCCGATATGGGAACTGAAAAAGAAGCATGGGAATATATGTGTTTATACCATATCGAAGAATTCAAAGGCGAGATCAAAGAATGTGATGAAGGAGTACTAGAATGGGTAGACAAAGAAAAAATATTAGACCTTGATCTGTGGGAAGGTGACAGGTTATTTTTACGCTATATGCAAGAAAGAAGATCATTTTTTTCGTTGAAATTGGTATATGAAGAAGGAAATCTGGTGCAAGCAGTCGTAGATGGAAAAGACTTGGAATTTTTTGATATCTTAGATGAAAATGGAAACAAAACAGGAAAGATCAAAGAGAGATCTTTGGTCCATGAAGATGGAGATATCCATGGAACTGTGCATATCTGGATCAGAAGAAAAACAGAAAAAGGATATGACCTGTTACTCCAAAAACGAAGCAAACAAAAAGACTCCTTCCCGGGCTGCTACGACATCTCATCCGCAGGTCATATCAGCGCAGGCGATGAACCATTAGAAACCGCATTAAGAGAACTAGAAGAAGAACTAGGGATCAAAGCAGAACCAGAACAACTTAAAAAAGTATGTATGCATGAAGGAAGCATGAATGGAAACTTCTATGGAAGAGAATTTAAGAATCATGAGATCAGCACGGTTTATATGTATGAAGAAACAGTGGATATTACAAAACTTAAACTACAGAAAGAAGAAGTCGAAGAGGTTATGTGGATGGATCAAGAAGAACTGATTCAGAAAGTGAGAGATGGTGGGATTCCAAATTGTATATACTTGGATGAAGTAGAGAAAATTTAA
- a CDS encoding HAD family hydrolase, whose translation MNIKCIALDLDRTTLNASGRLSDGNYNALCHAIENGVHIVIASGRSFDTLPKDVLAVPGIEYAITSNGAAIYHIPTSTCLHEYKMTPASVECIIQIAKQHETALEVFIDGKAYALKAYVEDPVSYSTTPQAIPYIQSTRIPIDDIISFIREHIDHIDSMDIVVSGEQQKQLIWNELKYNCDEIYITSSVSQLIEISHKDAGKHSGLRFIREYLNLKPGETAAFGDGDNDIDLLKEAGIGIAMENASSKCKDAATFITKHHDKDGVAYGITEFLKI comes from the coding sequence ATGAATATAAAATGTATTGCACTTGATCTTGACCGTACAACATTAAATGCAAGTGGACGGCTTTCTGACGGAAATTATAATGCTTTATGTCATGCAATTGAAAATGGTGTTCACATTGTGATCGCAAGTGGACGTTCTTTTGATACGCTGCCTAAAGATGTTCTTGCTGTGCCTGGAATTGAATATGCAATTACTTCTAATGGTGCTGCCATTTACCATATTCCTACAAGCACCTGTCTTCATGAATATAAGATGACACCTGCTTCCGTTGAATGTATAATTCAGATTGCTAAACAGCATGAGACTGCCCTTGAAGTTTTTATTGATGGCAAAGCTTATGCCCTGAAAGCTTATGTGGAAGATCCTGTTTCCTATAGTACAACTCCACAAGCAATTCCTTACATCCAATCTACAAGAATTCCTATTGATGATATTATTTCTTTTATTCGAGAACATATTGATCATATTGACAGTATGGATATTGTTGTCTCTGGCGAGCAGCAAAAGCAGCTCATTTGGAATGAACTTAAATATAATTGTGATGAGATCTATATTACTTCTTCTGTTTCGCAGCTGATCGAGATTTCTCATAAAGATGCCGGAAAACATTCCGGACTTCGTTTTATTCGGGAATATTTGAATCTAAAACCTGGAGAAACCGCTGCCTTTGGTGATGGTGATAATGACATTGATCTGTTAAAAGAAGCTGGTATCGGAATTGCCATGGAAAATGCTTCTTCAAAATGTAAGGATGCTGCGACCTTTATCACAAAACATCATGACAAGGACGGAGTTGCATATGGAATCACTGAATTTCTCAAAATATGA